One window of Alteromonas sp. LMIT006 genomic DNA carries:
- the infB gene encoding translation initiation factor IF-2, protein MSEVTLEKLASDIGTNVDRLVQQFKDAGIDKQIGQGVTEEEKKKLLEHLSKQHGGDGDVAPKKMTLTRKKTTTLNIGRSKNVKVEVRKKRTFVKRSPEEEARLAKEEADRQAAEQAKLEAEQKAAEEAKKAAEAKAREAEEARRKAAEAEAKRAAEAKKEAEERKKKEAVLSPEEVAAQEAARAEAEKIRKQQEAEAQRKLEEDAKKAAEEARKLAEENERRWKEEEERRKAQEAEEVHMHSNRYAQEAEDEEDMQIERGSRRRKKKKAADNLKQGFNKPAAPVERVVKLGETITVGELANKLAVKANEVIKTMMKMGEMATINQVLDQDTATLVVEEMGHKYELVNENALEDELIAESGNGEKVSRAPVVTIMGHVDHGKTSLLDYIRASKVADGEAGGITQHIGAYSVETDNGRIAFLDTPGHAAFTAMRARGATATDIVIIVVAADDGVMPQTKEAVQHARAAGVPLIVAVNKIDKEAADPERVKTELSQLEVIPEEWGGEHQFVHVSAKSGQGVDELLEAISLQAEMLDLQAVDNGPARGIVIESRLDKGRGPVASVLVQEGQLHPGDILLCGLEYGRVRAMRDEHGAEIKTAGPSTPVEVLGLSGVPIAGEDALVVKDERKAREVATKRSIKQRELKLAKQQKAKLENMFANMEAGDVSELNVVLKADVQGSVEAISESLIKLSTDEVKVNIVGSGVGGITETDASLAAASSAIVVGFNVRADASARRVLESEEIDLRYYSVIYDLIDEVKAAMSGMLSPEFKQQIIGLAEVRDVFKSPKIGAIAGCMVTEGIIKRNNPIRVLRENVVIYEGELESLRRFKDDVQEVKKGIECGIGVKNYNDVKVGDQIEVFEVVEVAREI, encoded by the coding sequence ATGTCTGAGGTAACCTTAGAAAAACTAGCAAGTGATATCGGCACCAATGTTGATCGACTCGTGCAACAATTTAAAGATGCTGGCATTGACAAGCAAATCGGTCAAGGCGTCACAGAAGAAGAAAAGAAAAAACTGCTTGAGCATTTGAGCAAGCAGCACGGTGGCGATGGTGACGTTGCCCCGAAGAAAATGACGTTAACACGAAAGAAAACAACGACCTTAAATATTGGCCGTTCCAAAAACGTCAAAGTTGAAGTTCGCAAAAAACGCACTTTCGTTAAGCGTTCACCAGAAGAAGAAGCTCGCTTAGCCAAAGAAGAAGCGGATCGTCAAGCAGCAGAACAAGCTAAATTAGAAGCAGAGCAAAAAGCAGCTGAAGAAGCTAAAAAGGCTGCCGAAGCCAAAGCACGTGAAGCGGAAGAAGCACGTCGCAAGGCTGCAGAAGCAGAAGCAAAACGCGCTGCTGAAGCGAAGAAAGAAGCTGAAGAACGCAAGAAAAAAGAAGCGGTTCTCTCTCCAGAAGAAGTAGCCGCCCAAGAAGCGGCTCGTGCAGAAGCTGAAAAGATCCGCAAACAACAAGAAGCAGAAGCCCAGCGTAAACTCGAAGAAGATGCTAAGAAAGCGGCTGAAGAGGCACGTAAGCTAGCAGAAGAAAACGAACGTCGTTGGAAAGAAGAAGAAGAACGACGTAAAGCTCAAGAAGCGGAAGAAGTGCATATGCACTCTAACCGTTATGCGCAAGAAGCGGAAGACGAAGAAGACATGCAAATTGAGCGTGGCAGTCGTCGTCGTAAGAAGAAAAAAGCCGCTGACAACCTCAAGCAAGGTTTCAACAAGCCAGCTGCGCCAGTAGAGCGTGTAGTTAAACTTGGCGAAACTATCACTGTTGGTGAGTTAGCCAATAAACTTGCAGTTAAAGCAAATGAAGTCATTAAAACCATGATGAAAATGGGTGAAATGGCAACCATTAATCAAGTGCTAGACCAAGATACCGCAACGTTGGTTGTCGAAGAAATGGGGCACAAATATGAATTGGTTAATGAGAACGCACTAGAAGATGAATTGATTGCTGAATCAGGCAACGGTGAGAAGGTGAGTCGTGCTCCAGTAGTGACGATCATGGGACACGTTGACCATGGTAAAACATCTTTGCTGGACTATATTCGTGCATCTAAAGTAGCCGATGGCGAAGCCGGTGGTATTACTCAGCACATTGGTGCATATTCTGTAGAAACAGATAATGGTCGTATCGCATTTTTAGATACTCCTGGACACGCTGCATTTACCGCAATGCGTGCCCGTGGAGCTACCGCGACGGATATCGTTATTATCGTAGTGGCTGCCGATGATGGTGTGATGCCTCAGACTAAAGAAGCGGTACAGCACGCTCGCGCTGCTGGTGTGCCTTTGATTGTTGCCGTGAACAAAATTGATAAAGAAGCCGCTGATCCAGAACGCGTCAAAACAGAACTATCTCAACTAGAAGTTATTCCAGAGGAGTGGGGCGGTGAACACCAATTCGTTCATGTATCAGCGAAATCTGGTCAAGGTGTTGATGAGTTACTAGAAGCCATCAGTTTGCAAGCTGAAATGCTAGACTTACAAGCCGTCGATAATGGCCCTGCTCGTGGTATTGTTATCGAATCACGTTTGGACAAAGGCCGTGGTCCAGTGGCTTCGGTGTTGGTTCAAGAAGGTCAACTCCACCCTGGTGATATTTTGTTATGTGGTTTGGAATATGGTCGTGTTCGTGCAATGCGCGATGAACACGGTGCAGAGATCAAGACCGCAGGTCCATCAACACCGGTTGAGGTATTAGGCCTTTCAGGTGTTCCAATTGCTGGTGAAGATGCGCTGGTGGTCAAGGATGAACGTAAGGCTCGAGAAGTCGCTACCAAACGTTCGATCAAACAACGAGAATTGAAACTTGCAAAACAACAAAAAGCTAAGCTTGAAAATATGTTTGCCAACATGGAAGCAGGTGATGTATCTGAATTGAATGTTGTATTAAAAGCGGATGTTCAAGGTTCAGTTGAAGCGATTTCTGAAAGCTTAATCAAACTTTCTACAGATGAAGTCAAGGTCAACATAGTTGGCTCTGGTGTCGGCGGTATTACTGAAACGGATGCTAGCTTAGCTGCAGCATCAAGTGCGATTGTGGTTGGTTTTAACGTACGTGCTGATGCATCTGCTCGTCGCGTATTAGAGTCAGAAGAAATTGACTTGCGTTATTACTCGGTCATTTATGATCTGATTGATGAAGTCAAAGCAGCCATGAGCGGTATGCTCTCACCTGAATTCAAGCAACAGATCATTGGCTTGGCTGAAGTTCGTGATGTCTTCAAATCGCCTAAGATTGGTGCCATTGCAGGCTGTATGGTAACAGAGGGTATTATCAAGCGTAACAACCCAATTCGCGTACTACGTGAAAACGTGGTTATTTACGAAGGTGAGCTTGAGTCATTACGTCGCTTCAAAGACGATGTACAAGAAGTTAAGAAAGGCATTGAATGTGGTATCGGCGTTAAGAATTATAACGACGTAAAAGTGGGTGACCAAATCGAGGTATTCGAAGTGGTCGAAGTGGCTCGCGAAATTTAA
- the truB gene encoding tRNA pseudouridine(55) synthase TruB, whose translation MARSRKSGRAIDGVFLLDKPLGESSNRYLQRVRAIFNAKKAGHTGALDPLASGMLPICLGESTKFSQYLLDADKTYYVRAKLGIRTDTSDADGEVVETRPVTVGPEQIQQACLAYLGDSEQVPSMYSALKHEGKPLYWYARQDITVERPARPITIFDMSVDDITDDEFALTVRVSKGTYIRSLVDDIGQDLGCGAYVTELRRTRVADYPTEKMLTFDALQALADEHKDERFEVIDQYLLPADSPVASLPKCELTPAQRVGIQYGQAQRLTGGIEIGEYRMYCEGRFLGVGDLRADSHIYVKRLVHN comes from the coding sequence ATGGCGCGTAGTCGCAAAAGTGGCCGTGCCATTGATGGCGTGTTTTTATTGGATAAGCCTTTAGGTGAATCGTCAAATCGCTATTTGCAACGTGTTCGAGCCATTTTTAACGCCAAAAAAGCCGGTCATACTGGCGCCCTTGATCCTCTCGCTAGCGGCATGCTCCCCATTTGTTTGGGTGAATCGACTAAGTTTTCGCAGTATTTGTTAGATGCAGACAAAACCTATTATGTTCGTGCTAAGCTAGGCATTCGCACAGACACCTCTGACGCCGATGGGGAAGTGGTTGAAACACGTCCAGTGACAGTGGGTCCTGAGCAAATCCAACAAGCATGCCTTGCCTATCTAGGTGATTCCGAACAAGTGCCTTCGATGTATTCTGCGCTCAAACATGAAGGCAAACCTCTGTATTGGTATGCAAGACAGGATATCACAGTCGAGCGTCCTGCTCGTCCAATTACCATCTTTGATATGTCGGTAGATGACATTACTGATGATGAATTTGCGCTCACAGTGCGAGTTTCGAAAGGTACTTACATTCGGTCATTGGTCGATGATATTGGGCAGGATTTGGGGTGCGGTGCTTATGTGACCGAACTGCGACGCACACGTGTTGCGGATTATCCGACGGAGAAAATGTTGACCTTTGATGCGCTGCAGGCACTCGCAGATGAACACAAAGACGAGCGTTTTGAGGTCATTGATCAATACCTATTGCCAGCGGATTCACCTGTTGCAAGTTTACCAAAATGTGAATTAACACCTGCTCAGCGGGTAGGGATACAATATGGACAAGCACAACGACTGACTGGTGGAATTGAGATTGGTGAGTATCGGATGTATTGCGAAGGACGTTTTCTTGGAGTAGGAGACTTACGCGCAGATTCTCATATTTACGTTAAGCGTTTAGTGCATAACTAA
- the rbfA gene encoding 30S ribosome-binding factor RbfA has protein sequence MAREFSRTARVSQQLHKEIANILNHEFKHQVPEIGMVTVSGVEVSRDLAYAKVFVTFLEMDEAKNKASMKLLDEGKSFVRGLLGRRVKMRNTPALRFIQDSSITEGMRISNLVSQVRREDAKKSGEPEDINHSDEDE, from the coding sequence ATGGCTAGAGAATTTTCCAGAACGGCCCGAGTGTCGCAACAACTTCACAAAGAGATTGCCAATATCCTTAACCATGAGTTTAAACACCAAGTACCTGAAATCGGCATGGTAACGGTGTCGGGTGTAGAAGTGTCACGAGATTTAGCATACGCCAAAGTGTTTGTGACCTTTTTAGAAATGGATGAAGCAAAAAATAAAGCATCAATGAAACTGCTCGATGAAGGCAAAAGTTTTGTCCGAGGTTTATTAGGACGTCGTGTCAAAATGCGTAATACTCCAGCATTGCGTTTCATTCAGGACAGTTCCATCACTGAAGGCATGCGCATCTCGAACTTGGTGTCTCAAGTGCGTCGCGAGGATGCTAAAAAATCGGGTGAGCCTGAGGATATTAATCATTCGGATGAGGACGAATAA